In the genome of Acidobacteriota bacterium, the window ACCTTCAGCCATGGCTGTTTCCGGACCGGCTCGGGGAGCAATGGATATGCGTGTGTTTGTGAAGATTCTTGTGTTGTCGATCGTGCTGGGCTGCGTTCTCCTGACGGGTACCGGCTGCCCGGACTCGGATCCGGTCGTCGCCGCCAACTCGCAGTTCATGTTTACGTTTGGCGCGGCGAACGCGACCGGCAGATATGTCGATTCTCCGTTCGACTTCGCAACCATCTCGGTTCGGAATGCGGCTCTCGAGGCCGTCGACCCGATCACTCGTGATGCTCTGGGCGACCTCCGGATCGACGTCCTGCAAACGAATTTCATGATCGACTTTCGGTCCGGACAAGTGTCCATGGCCACGCAGACCCTTCCCGCCGGCACCTATCGGGTCGCGATCATCGAGATCACCACGATCAATTTCTGGGATACGGGTGCGTTGGATCCCGCCAATTTCTCGGATCCGATGAATCCCACCTGTGAGGACTTCGTTCGTCAGTACAGCACGAACCAGTTGATCAACATCCTCCCCACCCATATCGGGGAGGTCATCGTCCAGGTCCTGCCCGATGGCAGTTCGTTCACCATCGACTGGGATTGGGCGCAGCTCATCGATGCGTTGCAACAGGCTCAGGCTTGCGACCCGGGGTGTGGCTGCCCCGGCGCGTTCGATCCGATGAATCCCAACGACCCAGGCCCGTTGGCGTGTATCTGTCCGACCGGCAATTTCAACCGCGGCATCTTCCGCGATCTCTCTTCGGATTTCTTCACCTTCTCGACCAACTAGACGGAACTCGATGGTCCATCCGTGTCAGTCCCTGCTGAGGCATGTCGGCCTGGTGGTGATGTGCTTGTGCTTGGTGGTCGGTTGCTCGACCGGTGAAGATCCCAATCTGGTCACCGATCTCAGCACACTGAACCTCCTGCTGGCCGACAGCGGTAACTTCCCGCAACAGGTCGTGTCAACGACGCCGACCTACCAGGCCGTCACCTGGGTCGTTAACCCGGGAATGGCAACGCTTACGCTGACGGACGGCTCGGATCCGATCGACTTCACCTTCCAGGATTCTTGCGATTTCGCGGATACGACTCTTTCAGGCGCGGTCTCCGTCGGGGCTTGCCGGGATGGGATCGTCGTCGGGGCACGCGACACCCCCGTGACGGGCATGCTTCAGGTCACCTTCTCCGCCATGGACGTGCGGCGCGCCAAACCGGTACTTCCGGTGGACGGAGACAACGACGGCGATGGTTTCCTGAACAGCGTCGACATCTGCCCGCTGTTCTGGGACGAGGACCAATCGGACGACAACGGTGATGGCATCGGCGATTCGTGTTCGTTCGTCGACGTCTTCAATGGCAGCATCTCGCCAGATGCGGATCGCGACGGCCGACGGGACTCCATCGACAACTGTGTCTGGTTTGCAAACCCCGGCCAGGAGGACACCGGTGACCTCGCCATGAAAGGGATCGCCGACGGGATCGGTGATATCTGTGTGGAGCAGATCGCAAACGTCACGCCGAAAATGGGGCAGAGTTTCACCATCGAACGGATGGTGGAGATCATGCCGGAGAGTGGGTTGCCGTCGTTCATCACGTTGGACATCAAAGGTGACACGGCGTTCACCATGTGCGATTGGGACATGGGAACTTGCATGCTCGATGTGGATCAGGTCGAAGTCTGCTTCTCGACCAATCGACTCATCGCCAGCTTTGGCTGCTTCTGATCAGGCGCGTGTCGGCCGACGTCGGGTCCGGGTCTGCTGCGCCTCAAACACCGAATCGATAAACGCCGATAGCGTCGGCAACTCGACGGGCTTGGCGAAACAGCGGATCGCGCCACACTCGAGGATTCGCGCCTCGGTCTCCGGGGAGTAGAAACCGGTCATCGCGATGACGACGGTGTTCTTGGTCTCCGGGTCGGCCTTGATCG includes:
- a CDS encoding thrombospondin type 3 repeat-containing protein; the encoded protein is MVHPCQSLLRHVGLVVMCLCLVVGCSTGEDPNLVTDLSTLNLLLADSGNFPQQVVSTTPTYQAVTWVVNPGMATLTLTDGSDPIDFTFQDSCDFADTTLSGAVSVGACRDGIVVGARDTPVTGMLQVTFSAMDVRRAKPVLPVDGDNDGDGFLNSVDICPLFWDEDQSDDNGDGIGDSCSFVDVFNGSISPDADRDGRRDSIDNCVWFANPGQEDTGDLAMKGIADGIGDICVEQIANVTPKMGQSFTIERMVEIMPESGLPSFITLDIKGDTAFTMCDWDMGTCMLDVDQVEVCFSTNRLIASFGCF